From a region of the Leptospira kmetyi serovar Malaysia str. Bejo-Iso9 genome:
- the ggt gene encoding gamma-glutamyltransferase yields the protein MKQITLRIVLILFLFSCREAPLTVEGKSISTDLLVTPSHLRKHTDYFSESKNLMIATDSPEATQAGIEVGKLGGNVVDVVVAASFAISVTRPHSTGLGGGGFLVLYLKEFPEPIAFDFREKAPNAASRNMYKRKPKEDSLLGFRAVGVPGNVAGLVQIQKRYGKLSLKTVIGPAIRLAENGFPIYADLHSAIQKSSKDMDDEMKSIFLPGGKVPELKSLLVQKDLANSLRLISESGEKEFYHGKIANAITTAMKANGGLVTSQDLSGFKVIEKKTLKTSYRGYTIYTMPPPSSGVHLLTMLSMVETKPLKETYEKDPVLYYHFLTEVMRRGYADRAILGGDPAFTQIPIDRLLSKKYAEEKISDFDPKAASSSSSFLKTLNFGLESPQTTHISVMDREGNSVSTTQSINFRFGASVMAPGTGIVLNDTMDDFSRAPGEPNVYGLIGAEANSILPKKTPLSSMSPTIVFKGKEPFLATGAPGGSYIVNAVLQSLIYNLDLNLTLYESVARGRVHHQFFPDAVFIEKSVNERNVFDGLSSRKHDIRIAPNFAKLFSVKRENGMLYGASDPRGEGATGGL from the coding sequence ATGAAACAAATCACACTTCGTATCGTTCTGATACTTTTTCTTTTCTCTTGCAGAGAAGCTCCTCTTACCGTGGAAGGAAAAAGTATTTCCACGGATTTACTCGTAACCCCGTCCCATCTTAGAAAACACACCGATTACTTCAGCGAAAGTAAGAATCTAATGATCGCCACCGATTCTCCCGAAGCGACCCAAGCCGGGATCGAAGTGGGTAAGTTAGGCGGGAACGTGGTGGATGTGGTGGTCGCCGCTTCCTTCGCGATCTCGGTGACAAGACCGCATTCGACCGGACTCGGTGGCGGCGGATTTCTGGTTCTTTATTTAAAGGAATTTCCGGAACCGATCGCGTTCGATTTTAGGGAAAAAGCGCCTAACGCGGCTTCTCGAAACATGTATAAACGGAAACCGAAAGAGGATTCCCTGCTCGGGTTTAGAGCGGTGGGTGTTCCGGGTAACGTGGCTGGTTTGGTCCAAATCCAAAAACGATACGGAAAACTTTCCTTAAAAACGGTGATCGGGCCTGCGATTCGTCTGGCCGAGAACGGGTTTCCGATTTATGCAGATCTTCATTCCGCGATTCAAAAATCCTCCAAGGATATGGACGACGAGATGAAATCGATCTTTCTTCCCGGAGGAAAGGTTCCCGAGTTAAAGAGCCTTTTGGTTCAAAAAGATTTGGCGAATTCCTTAAGACTCATTTCCGAATCCGGTGAAAAGGAATTTTATCACGGAAAGATCGCAAACGCGATCACAACCGCGATGAAAGCGAACGGAGGTCTCGTTACCTCTCAGGATTTGAGCGGGTTTAAGGTGATCGAAAAGAAAACCTTAAAAACGTCTTATCGCGGTTATACGATCTATACGATGCCTCCTCCTTCCTCGGGGGTTCATCTTCTCACCATGTTGTCCATGGTGGAAACAAAACCCTTAAAGGAAACCTACGAAAAAGATCCGGTTCTCTATTATCATTTTCTAACGGAGGTGATGCGCAGGGGTTATGCGGATCGTGCGATTCTCGGAGGAGATCCTGCGTTCACTCAGATTCCTATCGATCGTCTTCTTTCGAAAAAATATGCGGAAGAAAAAATTTCGGATTTCGATCCGAAAGCGGCTTCGAGCAGTTCCTCCTTTTTAAAAACCTTGAACTTCGGTTTGGAATCTCCGCAGACCACGCACATTTCCGTGATGGATCGGGAAGGAAATTCCGTTTCTACGACTCAATCGATCAACTTTCGTTTCGGAGCTTCGGTGATGGCGCCGGGTACGGGAATCGTTCTCAACGATACGATGGACGATTTCAGCCGAGCGCCCGGAGAACCGAACGTATACGGTTTGATCGGTGCGGAAGCCAATTCCATTCTTCCTAAGAAAACTCCTTTGAGTAGCATGTCGCCTACGATCGTCTTTAAAGGGAAGGAACCCTTTTTAGCGACGGGCGCGCCGGGAGGTTCTTACATCGTCAACGCGGTCTTACAATCCTTGATCTACAATTTGGATTTGAATCTTACCTTATACGAATCCGTTGCGCGCGGAAGGGTTCATCATCAATTTTTTCCGGACGCGGTCTTTATCGAAAAATCCGTAAACGAAAGAAACGTCTTTGACGGTCTTTCTTCCCGGAAGCACGATATTCGAATCGCTCCGAACTTTGCGAAACTATTCTCGGTCAAAAGAGAGAATGGAATGCTCTACGGGGCTTCCGATCCACGTGGAGAAGGGGCCACAGGCGGACTTTGA
- the clpA gene encoding ATP-dependent Clp protease ATP-binding subunit ClpA, protein MILTEEMERTLRLAWEEAKKRRNEFITLEHILLALTYDSVGKEVLEACGADIDRLRKDLTNYLESELESFPESSGDVDPIYTIGVQHVLQLAEFHVQSTRNKKMDGGDVLAALFREDQSNAVYFLGSQDISRLDIVRYISHGIRKDSKNRDKEILGEDGEKVSDPLKAFCVDLTAKAKEGKLDPMVGREDELDRTIHILCRRRKNNPIFVGEAGVGKTSIVEGLAQRVVDGKVPEPLRNLKVYSLDMGLLLAGTKFRGEFEERLKNVVTQITAEDDHVLFIDEIHTIIGAGAVSGGSLDASNLLKPALSSGELRCIGTTTYKEFKTIFEKDHALSRRFQKVEVGEPSISETVEILKGLLDKYESFHKVKYSVSAVEQAAELSARYILDRKLPDKAIDLLDEAGARVRLREGGKKTVTVREIEDLVSKIAKVPSVTVKADDREKLKNLDQELKAKIYGQDTAIDQLVQSIRLSRSGLSEPGKPVGSFLFAGPTGVGKTELTRKLAEILGVELVRFDMSEYMEKHTVSRLIGSPPGYVGFEQGGQLTDAIYRNPHCVLLLDEIEKAHEDIYNILLQIMDHATLTDNNGRRSDFRQVILVMTTNTGARERSTNPVGFANDVLEDRSLKAIEKQFSPEFRNRLTAVIEFSSLNQENVTKVVAKQLALLQERLNSKQIELEFQEDVLVYIADQAYTPEFGARPVQRWIDTNISKRISEEILFGTLKSGGKAKLIAGEKGIEMEFSAGKKS, encoded by the coding sequence ATGATTCTTACGGAAGAAATGGAACGCACCCTGAGATTGGCTTGGGAAGAAGCCAAAAAAAGAAGAAACGAATTCATCACATTGGAACATATTCTTTTGGCTTTGACCTACGATTCCGTCGGCAAGGAAGTTTTAGAGGCTTGCGGCGCGGACATAGATCGTTTGCGTAAGGACTTAACGAATTATCTGGAAAGCGAACTCGAATCCTTTCCCGAATCTTCCGGAGACGTGGATCCGATTTACACGATCGGAGTACAACACGTTCTTCAACTCGCTGAGTTTCACGTTCAATCGACAAGAAACAAAAAAATGGACGGAGGAGACGTTCTCGCCGCGCTCTTTCGCGAAGATCAATCCAATGCGGTTTACTTTTTAGGATCTCAGGATATTTCCAGACTCGATATCGTTCGTTATATCTCTCACGGAATTCGAAAGGATTCCAAAAACAGAGATAAGGAAATCCTCGGAGAAGACGGTGAAAAAGTTTCCGATCCTCTCAAAGCCTTTTGTGTGGATCTTACCGCAAAGGCCAAAGAAGGAAAACTCGATCCTATGGTCGGCCGGGAAGACGAACTCGATCGGACGATTCACATTCTTTGCAGAAGAAGAAAGAACAACCCGATCTTCGTAGGAGAAGCGGGCGTGGGGAAAACCTCGATCGTCGAAGGTCTTGCACAAAGGGTTGTCGACGGCAAAGTTCCGGAACCATTACGAAATTTGAAAGTATATTCTCTGGATATGGGTCTTTTACTCGCGGGAACCAAGTTTCGGGGAGAATTCGAGGAAAGATTGAAGAACGTGGTCACACAGATCACGGCCGAAGACGATCATGTTTTGTTCATAGACGAGATTCATACGATCATCGGTGCGGGCGCGGTTTCGGGCGGTTCTTTGGACGCTTCCAATCTTTTAAAACCGGCTCTTTCCAGCGGAGAATTGCGTTGTATCGGAACGACCACTTACAAAGAGTTCAAAACTATATTCGAAAAAGATCATGCACTTTCTAGAAGATTCCAAAAGGTGGAAGTGGGCGAACCTTCCATCTCCGAAACGGTGGAAATTCTAAAAGGTCTTTTGGATAAATACGAATCCTTTCATAAGGTGAAGTATTCCGTTTCGGCCGTGGAACAAGCCGCCGAGTTATCCGCTCGATACATTCTCGATCGAAAACTTCCCGATAAGGCGATCGATCTTTTGGACGAGGCGGGCGCGCGCGTTCGTCTTAGAGAAGGCGGTAAAAAAACGGTTACGGTTCGTGAAATCGAGGACTTGGTTTCCAAGATCGCAAAGGTTCCTTCGGTTACGGTAAAAGCCGACGATCGCGAGAAACTCAAAAACCTCGATCAAGAATTGAAGGCGAAGATTTACGGACAAGATACGGCGATCGATCAACTCGTTCAGTCGATTCGACTTTCCAGAAGCGGACTTTCCGAACCGGGAAAACCCGTCGGTTCTTTTCTTTTTGCAGGCCCGACCGGCGTCGGTAAAACGGAACTCACTCGGAAACTCGCGGAAATTCTCGGTGTGGAACTCGTTCGTTTTGATATGAGCGAGTATATGGAAAAGCATACGGTGTCCCGTTTGATCGGTTCTCCTCCGGGTTATGTGGGCTTTGAACAAGGCGGACAACTTACGGACGCGATCTATAGAAATCCTCATTGTGTTCTTTTACTTGATGAGATCGAAAAAGCGCACGAGGATATTTATAATATTCTTTTGCAGATCATGGATCACGCGACCTTGACGGACAACAACGGAAGAAGATCCGATTTCCGTCAGGTGATTCTCGTGATGACGACAAACACGGGCGCTCGAGAACGTTCCACAAATCCGGTCGGTTTTGCAAACGACGTATTGGAAGATCGAAGTCTCAAAGCTATTGAAAAACAATTTTCTCCCGAGTTTCGAAATCGTTTAACCGCGGTCATCGAGTTCTCTTCCTTGAACCAAGAAAATGTAACTAAAGTGGTTGCAAAACAGCTTGCTCTCTTGCAGGAACGATTGAATTCTAAACAAATTGAACTAGAGTTTCAGGAAGATGTTCTGGTTTACATCGCGGATCAGGCTTATACGCCCGAGTTCGGCGCAAGACCCGTTCAACGATGGATCGACACGAATATATCGAAACGAATCTCAGAAGAGATTCTTTTCGGAACTTTGAAGTCGGGCGGTAAGGCGAAACTGATCGCCGGCGAAAAGGGAATCGAAATGGAATTCTCCGCCGGAAAAAAATCCTGA
- the clpS gene encoding ATP-dependent Clp protease adapter ClpS: MSDIFRFDTEEQTLTKEKVKLKRPSKYRVIILNDDFTPMEFVVWILQVVFHRSRAESQQIMLKAHITGKALCGVYSHDVARTKVIQVQQLAEQHGYPLHCTMEVEEGEEES, encoded by the coding sequence ATGAGCGATATCTTTCGATTCGATACAGAGGAGCAAACCCTCACCAAAGAGAAGGTCAAACTCAAACGTCCTTCCAAATACAGAGTCATCATTCTCAACGACGATTTTACTCCGATGGAATTCGTAGTATGGATTTTACAAGTCGTCTTTCATAGAAGCAGAGCTGAAAGTCAACAGATCATGTTGAAAGCGCACATAACGGGGAAAGCGTTATGCGGCGTTTATTCGCACGACGTTGCGAGAACCAAGGTCATACAAGTTCAACAATTGGCGGAACAACACGGATATCCGCTCCATTGTACGATGGAAGTGGAGGAAGGAGAGGAGGAATCATGA
- a CDS encoding GNAT family N-acetyltransferase, translated as MSSHSSTGIRVEFLDSISSISKEEWNRISDPKSPFLEYDFLRSLENSRCIGSSTSWIQKYCVLWKEDRFSAVIPLFLKFDSYGEYIFDFQWAQFFAKSGLNYYPKGLVAVPFTPATGKRILHDERLTLKEVCSYLVPELLRFCEKEGLSGVHFLFLEKEESEILSEYGFATRLSHQYHWINGDYSTFDDYLGAMKSKKRMQIKREREIVRGYGLDIRVLEGNEISSADKKAIWNFYSDTHSRKWGSAYLNRAFFDSIFETFSDRIVLVIAYRDGNPIAGTFNLRKGDFLFGRYWGCVEYYSHLHFECCFYRLIDYAIREKIRVFEAGAQGEHKFLRGFPAVPTYSSHFIFHAGARNAIERFLKEERLHMQEMIHETNEHSPLKEVQTNAFFSNGTSGISKSFGASSEDRENCES; from the coding sequence ATGTCTTCTCATTCTTCGACCGGCATCCGAGTTGAGTTTTTAGATTCCATCTCCTCGATTTCCAAGGAAGAATGGAATCGCATATCCGATCCGAAAAGTCCGTTTTTAGAATACGATTTTCTCCGATCGTTGGAGAATTCTCGTTGTATCGGTTCTTCCACTTCTTGGATTCAGAAATACTGCGTTCTTTGGAAAGAGGATCGTTTCAGTGCGGTGATTCCTCTGTTTCTAAAGTTCGATTCATACGGAGAATATATCTTCGATTTTCAGTGGGCTCAATTCTTCGCGAAGTCCGGTCTGAATTATTATCCCAAGGGTTTGGTCGCGGTTCCGTTTACGCCCGCCACGGGGAAAAGAATTCTACACGATGAACGTCTAACGTTAAAAGAGGTTTGTTCCTATCTGGTTCCCGAATTGCTTCGCTTCTGCGAGAAGGAAGGTTTATCCGGAGTCCATTTTTTATTTTTGGAAAAGGAAGAATCCGAAATTCTTTCCGAATACGGATTTGCAACGCGGCTTTCGCACCAATATCATTGGATCAACGGAGATTATTCCACCTTCGACGATTATCTCGGAGCGATGAAATCCAAAAAAAGAATGCAGATCAAAAGGGAACGGGAAATCGTTCGAGGTTACGGATTGGACATTCGAGTTTTGGAAGGGAATGAAATTTCATCCGCCGATAAAAAAGCGATCTGGAATTTCTATTCCGATACACATTCTCGGAAATGGGGTTCCGCGTATTTGAACCGAGCCTTTTTCGATTCCATCTTCGAAACGTTCTCCGATCGGATCGTTCTTGTAATCGCGTATCGGGACGGAAATCCGATCGCGGGAACATTCAATCTTCGTAAAGGTGATTTTTTATTCGGAAGATATTGGGGTTGCGTGGAATACTATTCTCATCTTCATTTTGAATGTTGTTTTTATCGGTTGATCGATTACGCGATCCGGGAAAAAATCCGCGTCTTCGAGGCGGGGGCTCAGGGAGAACATAAATTTCTGCGAGGTTTTCCCGCAGTTCCCACATACAGTTCTCATTTTATTTTTCATGCCGGCGCGAGAAATGCGATTGAACGTTTCCTCAAAGAGGAAAGACTGCACATGCAGGAAATGATCCACGAAACCAACGAACATTCTCCCTTAAAGGAAGTTCAAACAAACGCTTTTTTTTCAAACGGGACTTCCGGAATTTCTAAATCTTTCGGCGCCTCGTCCGAGGATCGGGAGAATTGCGAATCATGA
- a CDS encoding RNA polymerase sigma factor, with amino-acid sequence MSAKKEIWEECSLLIRKAREGDSQSYEKFLRLVTGILRSYLVPRINNAEDREDLVQEILIGLHKARDSYRADRHPAPWVFAIARYKTIDYLRKKKTGDRTFTTDNLEFFASPEPIEEEEPEKAREILKEWLNVLDERQKQILTHLKLDGMSVREVSERTGLSESNIKVITHRAVQKIRKHFSLDL; translated from the coding sequence ATGTCAGCTAAAAAAGAAATCTGGGAAGAATGTTCTCTCTTAATCCGCAAGGCCAGGGAAGGAGATTCGCAATCGTATGAAAAGTTTCTCCGTCTCGTAACGGGAATTCTCAGATCGTATCTTGTTCCCAGAATCAACAACGCCGAGGACCGAGAGGACCTGGTTCAGGAAATATTAATCGGACTTCATAAGGCGAGAGATTCTTACCGAGCCGATCGACATCCCGCGCCTTGGGTTTTTGCGATCGCCCGATACAAAACGATCGATTATCTCCGTAAAAAGAAAACCGGGGACCGCACCTTTACTACGGACAATTTGGAATTCTTCGCTTCTCCCGAACCGATCGAAGAGGAGGAACCGGAAAAGGCCCGGGAAATCTTAAAGGAATGGCTGAACGTTCTGGACGAACGGCAAAAGCAGATTCTCACCCATCTCAAACTGGACGGAATGAGCGTCCGGGAAGTTTCCGAACGAACCGGTCTTTCCGAATCGAACATAAAGGTCATAACGCACCGAGCGGTTCAAAAGATTCGAAAGCATTTTTCACTGGATCTCTGA
- a CDS encoding NrsF family protein yields the protein MPRKEDTTESLIQRMAEETPVPKYDRNWFAILGPIITIIVSLYLFSLFPFTNRLIHIPTLFPDFLWITLISLYSFWILSQLRFPEESFSKAARFPLLLALLWILYSVGMFAWDLITDHEIHTHIGRCWLILFITSFLLAMSGILILRAGKPGNPILAAAVLSVFSLALANFCLKFICTDQSSFHILISHVFSSLGLFFFGFFVFKNILKW from the coding sequence ATGCCTCGTAAAGAAGATACAACCGAATCCTTGATTCAAAGAATGGCCGAAGAAACTCCGGTTCCAAAATACGATCGGAATTGGTTCGCGATTTTAGGGCCGATCATTACAATTATAGTTTCTTTATATCTTTTTTCCCTATTTCCCTTCACGAACCGTTTGATTCATATTCCGACTTTGTTTCCCGATTTTCTTTGGATCACTTTGATCTCTTTGTATTCGTTTTGGATTTTATCGCAGTTGCGTTTTCCGGAAGAATCCTTTAGCAAAGCCGCGCGTTTTCCTCTTCTTCTCGCGCTTCTTTGGATTCTTTATTCCGTGGGAATGTTCGCCTGGGATCTGATCACGGATCACGAAATCCATACGCATATCGGCAGATGTTGGCTGATTCTTTTTATAACGAGTTTTCTTTTGGCGATGAGCGGAATTTTGATTTTAAGAGCGGGCAAACCGGGGAATCCGATTTTAGCCGCCGCGGTTCTTTCCGTATTCAGTCTTGCGCTTGCCAATTTCTGTTTGAAATTCATTTGCACGGATCAGTCTTCGTTTCACATTCTTATTTCTCACGTATTTTCAAGCCTCGGACTTTTCTTTTTCGGTTTTTTTGTATTTAAGAATATTCTAAAGTGGTGA
- a CDS encoding AAA domain-containing protein has product MKEQKFSDSISELEFVRSELEREKKEEDSLFSKDWLSRPLQDRIKLGITLHPLVYEEQSLGREGSWILTFRFPDQEEYPVKFQSGAPVQIGKGEDRIRAVLVSLHKERIRISVEEVPEWTEEGKCFLDLLPDETSYKEMFHALDAVSSATKGTRLYVNRELLLGYGKPDPIHIRETDRSRILGRINASLNDSQKNAVLHCVLSEDVSIIHGPPGTGKTTTLTEIVSQIVAEDRKILVSAPTHSACDLLVESISEKGIPVLRLGHPARISESALHSTLDYKLFHHPDGKLLSEYRRDVVEISKQAKKFKRNFGEKEREERKNLFAEVKELKKTIRSMEKGLIDSLISSHPVIVSTPVASARGILEGRTFDFCVLDESSQALEPASWIPILKSDRVILAGDHKQLPPTLFSEKNSLELTLFEKAAERLAVSGRVFLLDTQYRMKDEIASFPSKEFYSDLLKPGRPQNERASDFPENFPFSKSFQWIDTAGTDSEEISVDDSLTNPYEADLQIQLCSLLRENDWPQEEITILSPYRAQVRLISEKLKEAGFSKVGISTIDSFQGRENRCILLGFVRSNSEGRSGFLKESRRINVGITRARDLLLCIGDSSTLSEDPFLSKLIRFAEDEDVFRTAWEF; this is encoded by the coding sequence TTGAAGGAACAAAAATTCTCCGATTCGATTTCCGAGTTGGAATTCGTTCGATCCGAACTCGAAAGGGAAAAGAAGGAAGAAGATTCTCTTTTTTCCAAAGATTGGTTGTCCCGTCCGCTTCAGGATCGGATCAAACTTGGGATCACCTTACACCCGTTAGTCTATGAAGAACAATCTCTCGGCCGGGAAGGAAGTTGGATTCTCACCTTTCGTTTTCCGGACCAGGAAGAATATCCCGTAAAGTTTCAATCCGGCGCTCCGGTTCAGATCGGTAAAGGCGAGGATCGGATTCGCGCCGTTTTAGTTTCGCTTCATAAGGAAAGAATTCGGATCTCCGTCGAAGAGGTTCCCGAATGGACCGAAGAGGGAAAATGTTTTCTCGATCTTTTGCCGGACGAAACCTCCTATAAGGAAATGTTTCACGCGTTAGACGCCGTTTCCTCCGCGACCAAAGGAACCCGCTTGTATGTGAACCGGGAACTTCTTTTGGGTTACGGAAAACCCGATCCGATTCACATTCGGGAAACGGATCGTTCCCGGATTTTGGGAAGAATCAACGCAAGTCTAAACGATTCTCAGAAAAACGCGGTTCTACATTGTGTTCTTTCCGAGGATGTTTCCATAATTCACGGACCGCCCGGAACTGGAAAAACTACCACGTTAACCGAAATTGTAAGTCAAATCGTGGCCGAGGATCGAAAAATTCTCGTGTCCGCTCCCACACATTCCGCTTGCGATCTTTTGGTGGAATCGATTTCCGAAAAAGGAATTCCCGTTTTGAGACTCGGACATCCGGCGAGGATCAGCGAATCGGCGTTACATTCTACCTTGGATTATAAACTTTTTCATCATCCGGACGGAAAATTGTTAAGCGAATACAGAAGGGACGTCGTCGAAATTTCGAAACAGGCAAAGAAGTTCAAAAGAAATTTCGGCGAGAAGGAAAGAGAGGAAAGAAAGAATCTTTTCGCCGAAGTAAAAGAACTTAAAAAGACGATCCGTTCCATGGAAAAAGGTCTGATCGACAGTTTGATTTCTTCCCATCCAGTGATCGTTTCGACCCCGGTCGCTTCCGCCCGAGGAATTTTGGAAGGAAGGACATTCGACTTTTGCGTGTTAGACGAATCTTCTCAGGCGCTCGAACCCGCGTCTTGGATTCCGATTTTAAAATCGGATCGTGTGATTCTTGCGGGAGATCATAAGCAGTTGCCGCCGACTTTGTTTTCGGAAAAGAATTCTCTGGAACTGACTCTTTTTGAAAAGGCCGCAGAACGTCTCGCCGTTTCGGGTCGAGTTTTTCTGCTCGATACTCAGTATAGAATGAAGGACGAGATCGCTTCGTTTCCGTCCAAGGAATTTTATTCCGATCTTTTAAAACCGGGTCGTCCTCAAAACGAAAGAGCTTCGGATTTTCCGGAGAACTTTCCGTTTTCAAAGTCGTTTCAATGGATCGACACCGCGGGAACGGACAGCGAAGAAATTTCCGTCGATGATAGTTTGACCAATCCTTACGAAGCGGATCTGCAGATTCAGCTTTGTTCTCTTTTACGAGAGAACGATTGGCCCCAAGAGGAAATCACGATTCTTTCACCATACCGCGCTCAGGTTCGATTGATTTCCGAAAAGTTAAAGGAAGCGGGTTTTTCAAAGGTCGGAATTTCGACGATCGATTCGTTTCAGGGAAGGGAGAATCGTTGTATTCTTTTGGGTTTTGTTCGTTCCAATTCGGAAGGTCGTTCCGGATTTTTAAAAGAATCGAGAAGGATCAACGTGGGAATCACTCGAGCCAGAGATCTTTTGCTTTGTATCGGGGACAGTTCCACTTTGTCGGAAGATCCGTTTCTATCGAAGTTGATTCGTTTTGCGGAAGACGAGGATGTTTTTCGAACAGCTTGGGAATTTTGA
- a CDS encoding PLP-dependent cysteine synthase family protein — MFDEISRSIDEFGNSFLGALNNIQKSFGRELSVAKPVKETILQMIGNTPLIRLNQIGSHIPNVEFYLKAEFCNPTGSVKDRTALSMLLSSERRGELKPGGQVIQPGYNTTAISLAWICTIRQYKFRCLVASDTDPQKIKDLQTFGAHVDIVPEAKGNWDDALLKKAKEIKEKDKNTVILNEYKDMANTNAHYLFTGPEIWRDLSGSVDAFVAGGGSGGSISGVGRFLKSKKSSVRVIMGVSQKSRFIRKMVQHESGIHLPESFDPKIVDEYVGVDREQALLYQSDLYQKEGIFAGQTTGTTLASAIRFAESLPTRDDQKSQVYRIVVLSPDRF; from the coding sequence ATGTTTGATGAAATATCCCGTTCGATAGACGAGTTTGGAAACAGTTTCCTCGGCGCGCTGAACAACATTCAGAAATCTTTTGGACGGGAGCTCAGCGTAGCCAAACCCGTAAAAGAAACGATCTTGCAGATGATCGGAAACACCCCGCTCATTCGCTTGAATCAAATCGGTTCCCATATTCCCAATGTGGAATTTTATCTCAAAGCCGAATTCTGCAATCCTACCGGGTCCGTAAAAGACAGAACCGCATTGTCCATGCTTCTTTCTTCGGAAAGAAGGGGAGAATTGAAACCGGGTGGACAAGTGATCCAACCGGGTTACAACACAACGGCGATCAGCCTTGCTTGGATCTGTACGATCCGTCAGTATAAGTTCCGTTGTTTGGTAGCAAGCGATACCGATCCTCAGAAAATCAAAGACCTTCAGACCTTCGGCGCTCACGTGGACATCGTTCCCGAGGCCAAAGGAAATTGGGACGACGCTCTTTTAAAAAAAGCCAAAGAGATCAAAGAAAAAGATAAGAATACCGTAATCTTAAACGAGTATAAGGATATGGCGAACACGAACGCACATTATCTTTTTACCGGACCTGAAATCTGGAGAGATCTGAGCGGAAGCGTGGACGCGTTCGTCGCGGGCGGCGGCTCCGGCGGATCGATTTCCGGCGTCGGAAGATTTTTAAAATCCAAAAAGTCTTCCGTTCGGGTCATCATGGGCGTCAGCCAGAAATCCAGATTCATTCGTAAGATGGTACAACACGAATCCGGAATTCATCTTCCCGAGTCCTTTGATCCGAAGATCGTGGACGAATACGTCGGAGTCGATCGGGAACAAGCCCTTTTGTATCAATCCGATCTCTATCAAAAGGAAGGAATCTTCGCCGGACAAACCACGGGAACAACCTTAGCCAGCGCGATTCGATTTGCGGAAAGTCTTCCCACAAGAGACGATCAAAAATCACAGGTCTACAGAATCGTAGTCCTTTCTCCCGATCGGTTTTGA
- the leuD gene encoding 3-isopropylmalate dehydratase small subunit, translating to MKPFTVLNGIAALLDRPNVDTDQIIPKQFLRKIERTGFGVHLFHDWRYLDDAGTKPNPEFSLNQERYKGASVLLTRDNFGCGSSREHAPWALEDYGFRSIIAPSYADIFFNNCFKNGMLPVVLKSEEVEELFQAVSANVGAKIVVDLDKQTVTGPTGKVYAFEVDSFRKYCLYNGLDDIGLTLKQESKIGEFEKKQKEVEPWLYAI from the coding sequence ATGAAACCCTTTACTGTATTAAACGGAATCGCGGCGTTACTCGACAGACCGAACGTCGATACGGATCAGATCATTCCGAAACAATTCCTCCGCAAAATCGAAAGAACCGGATTCGGAGTTCATCTTTTTCACGACTGGAGATATTTGGACGACGCGGGAACAAAACCGAATCCTGAATTCTCCCTCAATCAGGAACGATACAAAGGAGCTTCCGTTCTTTTAACCAGAGACAACTTCGGTTGCGGATCTTCGAGAGAACACGCACCTTGGGCGCTGGAAGATTACGGATTTAGATCCATCATCGCTCCTTCTTACGCGGATATCTTTTTCAACAACTGCTTTAAGAACGGAATGCTTCCGGTCGTTTTAAAATCGGAAGAGGTGGAAGAATTATTCCAAGCCGTTTCCGCTAACGTGGGCGCGAAGATCGTAGTCGATCTCGACAAACAAACCGTAACCGGACCGACCGGAAAAGTATACGCCTTCGAAGTGGATTCTTTTCGCAAATACTGTCTTTACAACGGACTAGACGATATCGGGCTGACCTTGAAACAGGAAAGTAAGATCGGGGAGTTTGAAAAAAAGCAGAAAGAAGTTGAACCTTGGTTGTACGCTATATAA